A window from Corvus moneduloides isolate bCorMon1 chromosome 32, bCorMon1.pri, whole genome shotgun sequence encodes these proteins:
- the LOC116436997 gene encoding fas-binding factor 1 homolog isoform X7: protein MDKAHDMWKPPAIRGSIATEDRGDGSDQALSGAAASPWQQGPSLREARGQPCRYGNGGPPTRRAAGQPRCYGSGGLPLGWRAIWRRPCRVRRWVRGRCGAEPGAPGAGTGQVELGITWESWTRHGECEGPGSRRDPGGRSTETRLSCGGCPGASIAPEGICVCPQAAKARRRLSDPISAVLGDLLGFDEEPPAPAPRGSREPFPQVSPSVPEANSPRRAGSSPRRMRKRQRSWMSWMSWMSWMQNSWEWPEPGPGRGKALGRCWIPKKGPGDPLEKPFPEEEPAGPGSSSGNDPGRSSGSAPAPRRPHVTFGDDVDDLVESLGLGSGADGAGNAQRAPGGQGLRKGRTGIQELLGGGSAGKILEQAGRAELQADPKEREQPAGPDGGRDEPDFPFGSYEPSVASGAGRRRGPSFPVGSSSRRSSGAAWLGLKDEDFPGLGSKDEDFLGLGRKNEDFPGLGLKDKDFPGLRQKDKDFPGLGQKNEDFPGLGSKDEDFPGLRQKDKDFPGLGQKNEDFPGLGSKDEDFPGLGRKDKDFPGLGSKDEDFPGLGQKNKDFPGLGRKDKDFPGLGSKDEDFPGLGRKDKDFPGLGSKDEDFPGLGSKQEDCSGSGADPAGERDGSWLSAALARRRSQAKAPEQNPLPPRIPEPPGPGRLELPVGTRPRGQEREVPGPAAPAQEHPETPPAQPRQENPRALPSWLCPEDPGPLRSHPRQEDPGSLRSHPRQEDPGALPSHPRQEDPGALRSHPRQEDPGSLRSHPRQEDPGALRSHPRQEDLGALPSHPRQEDPGSLRSQPRQEDPGALRSQPRQDSQGLQSHPCQEHPGCGIALRSLQARVEELENQVRALELERAQQGLLLEGLQRQQQHLDLLESSHRSQGKVEEQQERSRQEKEQPMAQIPSWSQDTAQDRPRSQDHPRSQEQDEELAVLRDRLCQQQRDAEREQSRLQEAVADLETRLGEREQLLEQERRRAVAERSKADSLRDALEEQRRLTAQLLSMERAALDEAKGAWLEEQRAELRDRSEERRRLAAAWAEFHARERLSQERAERDEERALSMDSALRSLAKEQAELKFRSRELRCKEEQLARDREELEEAWRELRLEKEKALRAEQRLREREEQIHALAEVSRASTLECPTGSRAGTPRPSGAARGRALPGCRSPVPVPFPCPGAVPLSRCRSPVPVPFLCPGAVPLSRCRSPVPVPFPCPGAVPLSRCRSLVPVPFPCPGAVPLSRCRSFVPVPFPCPGAVPLSRCHSPVPVPFPCPGAVPLSRCHSPVPVPFPQRSAREHQDGERALREARSVRAEQRDRLQALQEQLEELRQQEQRLHQDRLSLARQREQLQQLRDELAPGGAGTLPATVPANGLGSALAAPVAPGAEGLLARFLPPVGMFLGDSGDPLASAALYGHLLLLKHRAQMDHDFLENERIFLESLKKRP from the exons ATGGATAAAGCCCACGACATGTGGAAACCGCCGGCGATAAGGGGGAGTATCGCGACAGAAGATCGCGGGGACGGCTCAGACCAGGCGCTGAGCGGGGCAGCCGCGTCGCCATGGCAGCAGGGGCCTTCCCTGAGGGAGGCGCGCGGGCAGCCCTGTCGCTATGGTAACGGTGGCCCTCCAACCAGGCGCGCAGCGGGGCAGCCTCGTTGCTATGGCAGCGGGGGCCTTCCTTTAGGTTGGCGCGCAATATGGCGGCGCCCATGCCGAGTGCGGCGCTGG GTGCGCGGTCGGTGCGGGGCTGAGCCCGGGGCTCCCGGAGCCGGCACCGGGCAGGTGGAGCTTGGAATCACCTGGGAATCTTGGACGCGCCATGGTGAGTGTGAGGGGCCGGGATCCAGGCGGGATCCAGGCGGGCGCTCCACGGAAACGCGGCTTTCGTGTGGGGGGTGTCCCGGGGCTTCGATTGCTCCCGAGGGGATTTGTGTTTGCCCGCAGGCTGCCAAGGCCCGGAGGCGGCTCTCAG ATCCCATCAGCGCCGTGCTCGGGGACCTCCTGGGATTCGATG aGGAGCCCCCGGCTCCAGCTCCCCGGGGCTCCCGGGAGCCCTTCCCGCAGGTGAGCCC CAGCGTTCCAGAGGCAAATTCCCCACGGAGAGCGGGAAGTTCCCCGAGGAGGATGCGGAAGCGGCAGAG gagcTGGATGAGCTGGATGAGCTGGATGAGCTGGATGCAGAACTCCTGGGAATGGCCAGAGCCGGGTCCAGGCCGGGGAAAGGCGCTGGGAAGGTGCTGGATCCCAAAAAA AGGCCCCGGGGACCCCCTGGAGAAGCCGTTCCCGGAGGAggagccggcggggccggggagcaGCTCCGGGAACGATCCGGGACGGAGCAGCGGCAGCG ccccggccccgcgaCGTCCCCACGTCACCTTTGGGGACGACGTCGATGACCTGGTGGAGTCCCTGGGGCTCGGGAGCGGCGCCGACGGAGCCGGGAACGCGCAGAGGGCGCCGGGAGG GCAGGGGCTCCGGAAGGGCCGCACCGggatccaggagctgctgggaggaggcTCCGCGGGAAAAATCCTGGAGCAGGCGGGAAGGGCGGAATTGCAGGCGGATCCCAAGGAGCGGGAGCAGCCGG CAGGGCCGGACGGGGGCCGGGATGAGCCGGATTTTCCCTTCGGATCCTACGAGCCCTCGGTGGCCTCCGGGGCCGGGCGGAGACGGGGACCGAG CTTTCCAGTTGGGAGCAGCTCCCGACGCTCCTCCGGggctgcctggctggggctgaagGACGAGGATTTCCCGGGATTGGGATCCAAGGATGAGGATTTCCTGGGGCTGGGACGGAAGAACGAGGATTTCCCAGGACTGGGATTGAAGGACAAGGATTTCCCGGGATTGAGGCAGAAGGACAAGGATTTCCCAGGATTGGGGCAGAAGAACGAGGATTTCCCAGGATTGGGATCCAAGGACGAGGATTTCCCGGGATTGAGGCAGAAGGACAAGGATTTCCCAGGATTGGGGCAGAAGAACGAGGATTTCCCGGGACTGGGATCCAAGGACGAGGATTTCCCGGGACTGGGACGGAAGGACAAGGATTTCCCAGGACTGGGATCCAAGGACGAGGATTTCCCGGGACTGGGGCAGAAGAACAAGGATTTCCCGGGATTGGGACGGAAGGACAAGGATTTCCCAGGATTGGGATCCAAGGACGAGGATTTCCCGGGACTGGGACGGAAGGACAAGGATTTCCCAGGATTGGGATCCAAGGACGAGGATTTCCCGGGACTGGGATCGAAGCAGGAGGATTGCTCGGGATCGGGGGCTGATCCCGCAGGGGAGCGGGACGGGAGCTGGCTCAGCGCTGCCCTGGCACGGAGGCGATCCCAGGCCAAGGCTCCggagcagaatcccctcccCCCGAGGAtcccggagccccccgggccCGGCAG GCTGGAGCTCCCCGTCGGGACACGGCCCCGCGGGCAGG AGCGGGAGGTGCCGGGTCCTGCCGCGCCCGCCCAG gaGCATCCGGAGactcctccagcccagccccgccaGGAGAATCCCCGAGCTCTCCCATCCTGGCTCTGCCCAGAGGATCCGGGGCCTCTCCGATCCCATCCCCGCCAGGAGGATCCGGGGTCTCTCCGATCCCATCCCCGCCAGGAGGATCCGGGGgctctcccatcccatccccgcCAGGAGGATCCGGGGGCTCTCCGATCCCATCCCCGCCAGGAGGATCCGGGGTCTCTCCGATCCCATCCCCGCCAGGAGGATCCGGGGGCTCTCCGATCCCATCCCCGCCAGGAGGATCTGGGGgctctcccatcccatccccgcCAGGAGGATCCGGGGTCTCTCCGATCCCAGCCCCGCCAGGAGGATCCGGGGGCTCTCCGATCCCAGCCCCGCCAG GATTCCCAAGGTCTCCAGTCCCATCCATGCCAGGAGCATCCCGGCTGTGGGATCGCCCTGCGCAGCCTCCAGGCCCgggtggaggagctggaaaaccAG GTCCGGGCGCTGGAGCTGGAGCGGGCGCAGCAGGGACTGCTCCTGGAGGGtctccagaggcagcagcagcacctggatcTCCTGGAGAGCTCCCACAG gagccagggaaaggtggaggagcagcaggagaggtcacggcaggagaaggagcagccGATGGCTCAGATCCCATCCTGGAGCCAGGACACGGCGCAGGATCGCCCCAGATCCCAGGATCACCCCAGATCCCAGGAGCAGGACGAGGAGCTCGCAG TGCTCCgggacaggctgtgccagcagcagcggGATGCGGAGCGGGAGCAGAGCCGGCTCCAGGAGGCTGTGGCCGACTTGGAGACCAGGCTGGGAGAgcgggagcagctcctggagcag GAGCGCCGCAGGGCCGTGGCCGAGCGTTCCAAGGCGGATTCGCTGCGGGATGCGCTGGAGGAGCAGCGCCGGCTCACGGCACAGCTGCTGTCCATGGAGAGAGCGGCGCTGGACGAGGCCAAG GGCGcgtggctggaggagcagcgGGCAGAGCTCCGGGATCGCTCCGAGGagcggcggcggctggcggcCGCCTGGGCCGAGTTCCACGCGCGGGAGCGGCTGAGCCAGGAGCGGGCGGAGCGGGACGAGGAGCGGGCCCTGAGCATGGACTCGGCCCTGAGGAGCCTGGCCAAG GAGCAGGCGGAGCTGAAGTTCCGCAGCCGGGAGCTGAGGTgcaaggaggagcagctggcgagggacagggaggagctggaggaggccTGGCGGGAGCTGcggctggagaaggagaaggctCTCCGGGCCGAGCAGCGCCTGCGGGAGCGCGAGGAGCAGATCCACGCCCTGGCCGAGGTAAGCCGAGCATCCACGCTGGAATGCCCGACCGGGAGCAGGGCCGGGACTCCGCGTCCCTCCGGAGCCGCGAGGGGCCGGGCGCTGCCCGGGTGCCGTTCCCCTGTCCCGGTGCCGTTCCCTTGTCCCGGTGCCGTTCCCCTGTCCCGGTGCCGTTCCCCTGTCCCGGTGCCGTTCCTTTGTCCCGGTGCCGTTCCCTTGTCCCGGTGCCGTTCCCCTGTCCCGGTGCCGTTCCCCTGTCCCGGTGCCGTTCCTTTGTCCCGGTGCCGTTCCCTTGTCCCGGTGCCGTTCCCTTGTCCCGGTGCCGTTCCCCTGTCCCGGTGCCGTTCCTTTGTCCCGGTGCCGTTCCCTTGTCCCGGTGCCGTTCCTTTGTCCCGGTGCCATTCCCCTGTCCCGGTGCCGTTCCCCTGTCCCGGTGCCGTTCCTTTGTCCCGGTGCCATTCCCCTGTCCCGGTGCCGTTCCCGCAGCGCTCTGCGCGGGAACACCAGGACGGGGAGCGGGCGCTGCGGGAAGCG
- the LOC116436997 gene encoding fas-binding factor 1 homolog isoform X9, with translation MDKAHDMWKPPAIRGSIATEDRGDGSDQALSGAAASPWQQGPSLREARGQPCRYGNGGPPTRRAAGQPRCYGSGGLPLGWRAIWRRPCRVRRWVRGRCGAEPGAPGAGTGQVELGITWESWTRHGECEGPGSRRDPGGRSTETRLSCGGCPGASIAPEGICVCPQAAKARRRLSDPISAVLGDLLGFDEEPPAPAPRGSREPFPQVSPRGTPAQRSRGKFPTESGKFPEEDAEAAEELPPPQELDELDELDELDAELLGMARAGSRPGKGAGKVLDPKKGPGDPLEKPFPEEEPAGPGSSSGNDPGRSSGSAPAPRRPHVTFGDDVDDLVESLGLGSGADGAGNAQRAPGGQGLRKGRTGIQELLGGGSAGKILEQAGRAELQADPKEREQPAGPDGGRDEPDFPFGSYEPSVASGAGRRRGPSFPVGSSSRRSSGAAWLGLKDEDFPGLGSKDEDFLGLGRKNEDFPGLGLKDKDFPGLRQKDKDFPGLGQKNEDFPGLGSKDEDFPGLRQKDKDFPGLGQKNEDFPGLGSKDEDFPGLGRKDKDFPGLGSKDEDFPGLGQKNKDFPGLGRKDKDFPGLGSKDEDFPGLGRKDKDFPGLGSKDEDFPGLGSKQEDCSGSGADPAGERDGSWLSAALARRRSQAKAPEQNPLPPRIPEPPGPGRLELPVGTRPRGQEREVPGPAAPAQEHPETPPAQPRQENPRALPSWLCPEDPGPLRSHPRQEDPGALPSHPRQEDPGALRSHPRQEDPGSLRSHPRQEDPGALRSHPRQEDLGALPSHPRQEDPGSLRSQPRQEDPGALRSQPRQDSQGLQSHPCQEHPGCGIALRSLQARVEELENQVRALELERAQQGLLLEGLQRQQQHLDLLESSHRSQGKVEEQQERSRQEKEQPMAQIPSWSQDTAQDRPRSQDHPRSQEQDEELAVLRDRLCQQQRDAEREQSRLQEAVADLETRLGEREQLLEQERRRAVAERSKADSLRDALEEQRRLTAQLLSMERAALDEAKGAWLEEQRAELRDRSEERRRLAAAWAEFHARERLSQERAERDEERALSMDSALRSLAKEQAELKFRSRELRCKEEQLARDREELEEAWRELRLEKEKALRAEQRLREREEQIHALAEVSRASTLECPTGSRAGTPRPSGAARGRALPGCRSPVPVPFPCPGAVPLSRCRSPVPVPFLCPGAVPLSRCRSPVPVPFPCPGAVPLSRCRSLVPVPFPCPGAVPLSRCRSFVPVPFPCPGAVPLSRCHSPVPVPFPCPGAVPLSRCHSPVPVPFPQRSAREHQDGERALREARSVRAEQRDRLQALQEQLEELRQQEQRLHQDRLSLARQREQLQQLRDELAPGGAGTLPATVPANGLGSALAAPVAPGAEGLLARFLPPVGMFLGDSGDPLASAALYGHLLLLKHRAQMDHDFLENERIFLESLKKRP, from the exons ATGGATAAAGCCCACGACATGTGGAAACCGCCGGCGATAAGGGGGAGTATCGCGACAGAAGATCGCGGGGACGGCTCAGACCAGGCGCTGAGCGGGGCAGCCGCGTCGCCATGGCAGCAGGGGCCTTCCCTGAGGGAGGCGCGCGGGCAGCCCTGTCGCTATGGTAACGGTGGCCCTCCAACCAGGCGCGCAGCGGGGCAGCCTCGTTGCTATGGCAGCGGGGGCCTTCCTTTAGGTTGGCGCGCAATATGGCGGCGCCCATGCCGAGTGCGGCGCTGG GTGCGCGGTCGGTGCGGGGCTGAGCCCGGGGCTCCCGGAGCCGGCACCGGGCAGGTGGAGCTTGGAATCACCTGGGAATCTTGGACGCGCCATGGTGAGTGTGAGGGGCCGGGATCCAGGCGGGATCCAGGCGGGCGCTCCACGGAAACGCGGCTTTCGTGTGGGGGGTGTCCCGGGGCTTCGATTGCTCCCGAGGGGATTTGTGTTTGCCCGCAGGCTGCCAAGGCCCGGAGGCGGCTCTCAG ATCCCATCAGCGCCGTGCTCGGGGACCTCCTGGGATTCGATG aGGAGCCCCCGGCTCCAGCTCCCCGGGGCTCCCGGGAGCCCTTCCCGCAGGTGAGCCC CAGGGGGACCCCGGCTCAGCGTTCCAGAGGCAAATTCCCCACGGAGAGCGGGAAGTTCCCCGAGGAGGATGCGGAAGCGGCAGAG gagctgccccctccccaggagcTGGATGAGCTGGATGAGCTGGATGAGCTGGATGCAGAACTCCTGGGAATGGCCAGAGCCGGGTCCAGGCCGGGGAAAGGCGCTGGGAAGGTGCTGGATCCCAAAAAAG GCCCCGGGGACCCCCTGGAGAAGCCGTTCCCGGAGGAggagccggcggggccggggagcaGCTCCGGGAACGATCCGGGACGGAGCAGCGGCAGCG ccccggccccgcgaCGTCCCCACGTCACCTTTGGGGACGACGTCGATGACCTGGTGGAGTCCCTGGGGCTCGGGAGCGGCGCCGACGGAGCCGGGAACGCGCAGAGGGCGCCGGGAGG GCAGGGGCTCCGGAAGGGCCGCACCGggatccaggagctgctgggaggaggcTCCGCGGGAAAAATCCTGGAGCAGGCGGGAAGGGCGGAATTGCAGGCGGATCCCAAGGAGCGGGAGCAGCCGG CAGGGCCGGACGGGGGCCGGGATGAGCCGGATTTTCCCTTCGGATCCTACGAGCCCTCGGTGGCCTCCGGGGCCGGGCGGAGACGGGGACCGAG CTTTCCAGTTGGGAGCAGCTCCCGACGCTCCTCCGGggctgcctggctggggctgaagGACGAGGATTTCCCGGGATTGGGATCCAAGGATGAGGATTTCCTGGGGCTGGGACGGAAGAACGAGGATTTCCCAGGACTGGGATTGAAGGACAAGGATTTCCCGGGATTGAGGCAGAAGGACAAGGATTTCCCAGGATTGGGGCAGAAGAACGAGGATTTCCCAGGATTGGGATCCAAGGACGAGGATTTCCCGGGATTGAGGCAGAAGGACAAGGATTTCCCAGGATTGGGGCAGAAGAACGAGGATTTCCCGGGACTGGGATCCAAGGACGAGGATTTCCCGGGACTGGGACGGAAGGACAAGGATTTCCCAGGACTGGGATCCAAGGACGAGGATTTCCCGGGACTGGGGCAGAAGAACAAGGATTTCCCGGGATTGGGACGGAAGGACAAGGATTTCCCAGGATTGGGATCCAAGGACGAGGATTTCCCGGGACTGGGACGGAAGGACAAGGATTTCCCAGGATTGGGATCCAAGGACGAGGATTTCCCGGGACTGGGATCGAAGCAGGAGGATTGCTCGGGATCGGGGGCTGATCCCGCAGGGGAGCGGGACGGGAGCTGGCTCAGCGCTGCCCTGGCACGGAGGCGATCCCAGGCCAAGGCTCCggagcagaatcccctcccCCCGAGGAtcccggagccccccgggccCGGCAG GCTGGAGCTCCCCGTCGGGACACGGCCCCGCGGGCAGG AGCGGGAGGTGCCGGGTCCTGCCGCGCCCGCCCAG gaGCATCCGGAGactcctccagcccagccccgccaGGAGAATCCCCGAGCTCTCCCATCCTGGCTCTGCCCAGAGGATCCGGGGCCTCTCCGATCCCATCCCCGCCAGGAGGATCCGGG GgctctcccatcccatccccgcCAGGAGGATCCGGGGGCTCTCCGATCCCATCCCCGCCAGGAGGATCCGGGGTCTCTCCGATCCCATCCCCGCCAGGAGGATCCGGGGGCTCTCCGATCCCATCCCCGCCAGGAGGATCTGGGGgctctcccatcccatccccgcCAGGAGGATCCGGGGTCTCTCCGATCCCAGCCCCGCCAGGAGGATCCGGGGGCTCTCCGATCCCAGCCCCGCCAG GATTCCCAAGGTCTCCAGTCCCATCCATGCCAGGAGCATCCCGGCTGTGGGATCGCCCTGCGCAGCCTCCAGGCCCgggtggaggagctggaaaaccAG GTCCGGGCGCTGGAGCTGGAGCGGGCGCAGCAGGGACTGCTCCTGGAGGGtctccagaggcagcagcagcacctggatcTCCTGGAGAGCTCCCACAG gagccagggaaaggtggaggagcagcaggagaggtcacggcaggagaaggagcagccGATGGCTCAGATCCCATCCTGGAGCCAGGACACGGCGCAGGATCGCCCCAGATCCCAGGATCACCCCAGATCCCAGGAGCAGGACGAGGAGCTCGCAG TGCTCCgggacaggctgtgccagcagcagcggGATGCGGAGCGGGAGCAGAGCCGGCTCCAGGAGGCTGTGGCCGACTTGGAGACCAGGCTGGGAGAgcgggagcagctcctggagcag GAGCGCCGCAGGGCCGTGGCCGAGCGTTCCAAGGCGGATTCGCTGCGGGATGCGCTGGAGGAGCAGCGCCGGCTCACGGCACAGCTGCTGTCCATGGAGAGAGCGGCGCTGGACGAGGCCAAG GGCGcgtggctggaggagcagcgGGCAGAGCTCCGGGATCGCTCCGAGGagcggcggcggctggcggcCGCCTGGGCCGAGTTCCACGCGCGGGAGCGGCTGAGCCAGGAGCGGGCGGAGCGGGACGAGGAGCGGGCCCTGAGCATGGACTCGGCCCTGAGGAGCCTGGCCAAG GAGCAGGCGGAGCTGAAGTTCCGCAGCCGGGAGCTGAGGTgcaaggaggagcagctggcgagggacagggaggagctggaggaggccTGGCGGGAGCTGcggctggagaaggagaaggctCTCCGGGCCGAGCAGCGCCTGCGGGAGCGCGAGGAGCAGATCCACGCCCTGGCCGAGGTAAGCCGAGCATCCACGCTGGAATGCCCGACCGGGAGCAGGGCCGGGACTCCGCGTCCCTCCGGAGCCGCGAGGGGCCGGGCGCTGCCCGGGTGCCGTTCCCCTGTCCCGGTGCCGTTCCCTTGTCCCGGTGCCGTTCCCCTGTCCCGGTGCCGTTCCCCTGTCCCGGTGCCGTTCCTTTGTCCCGGTGCCGTTCCCTTGTCCCGGTGCCGTTCCCCTGTCCCGGTGCCGTTCCCCTGTCCCGGTGCCGTTCCTTTGTCCCGGTGCCGTTCCCTTGTCCCGGTGCCGTTCCCTTGTCCCGGTGCCGTTCCCCTGTCCCGGTGCCGTTCCTTTGTCCCGGTGCCGTTCCCTTGTCCCGGTGCCGTTCCTTTGTCCCGGTGCCATTCCCCTGTCCCGGTGCCGTTCCCCTGTCCCGGTGCCGTTCCTTTGTCCCGGTGCCATTCCCCTGTCCCGGTGCCGTTCCCGCAGCGCTCTGCGCGGGAACACCAGGACGGGGAGCGGGCGCTGCGGGAAGCG